A stretch of Clostridia bacterium DNA encodes these proteins:
- a CDS encoding trigger factor yields the protein MSVKVEKLEKNFVGLEIEVSQEEFAKAYQATIKKMGGKMELPGFRKGKAPTALLEKNIGVEAILAEAADDVIPGAYYNAITAEDIEPIDRPDVELIKCAKDEPFIFKAKLQVKPEVTLGDYKGLEVNKKSAEVKKEMIDHEIETMRNRYAKIEDVEEGTLAHGDIALMDFEGFVDGVAFEGGKAENHSLEIGSGSFIPGFEDGMVGMVVGEEKDVKVTFPEEYHAENLAGKEAIFKVNLKSMKKKFLADLDDEFAKDVSEFETLDELKKDIEDKMKKALEDQSTNSLRMELMEKAAENIEVEIPQVMIDTKIDGYVKDLEQRLSQQGATLEQYLEFSGLDMDKVKEEYKPRAEVQVKIDLMLEAVVKAENIEVTDEDIDAELEKMAKMYGQDIENLKAFFTAQGEMKSLKQSIAFEKAIDLIQSEAKITEVSEEK from the coding sequence ATGTCTGTAAAAGTTGAAAAATTAGAAAAGAATTTTGTCGGTTTAGAGATAGAGGTTTCCCAAGAGGAATTCGCTAAAGCTTATCAGGCCACTATCAAGAAGATGGGTGGTAAAATGGAGCTTCCAGGGTTTCGCAAGGGCAAGGCTCCTACAGCTCTGCTGGAAAAGAACATCGGTGTTGAAGCAATTTTAGCTGAAGCTGCAGATGATGTTATTCCAGGTGCTTATTATAATGCTATTACAGCGGAAGACATTGAGCCGATTGATAGACCGGATGTTGAGCTGATTAAATGTGCAAAAGATGAACCGTTTATCTTTAAGGCGAAACTGCAGGTTAAACCTGAAGTTACGTTGGGAGATTACAAAGGTTTGGAAGTAAATAAAAAATCAGCTGAAGTTAAAAAAGAGATGATTGATCATGAAATTGAAACTATGAGAAATCGTTATGCTAAAATTGAAGACGTAGAAGAGGGCACCTTGGCCCATGGCGATATTGCCTTGATGGATTTTGAAGGATTTGTTGATGGCGTAGCCTTTGAAGGTGGAAAAGCTGAAAATCATTCATTGGAAATTGGTTCAGGTTCTTTCATACCGGGTTTTGAAGATGGAATGGTTGGAATGGTTGTCGGAGAAGAAAAAGACGTAAAGGTAACCTTCCCTGAAGAATATCACGCAGAGAATCTTGCTGGTAAAGAAGCTATTTTCAAGGTTAACCTAAAGAGCATGAAGAAAAAGTTTTTAGCTGACTTGGATGATGAGTTTGCAAAAGATGTCAGTGAGTTTGAAACTTTGGATGAACTGAAAAAAGATATTGAAGATAAAATGAAAAAAGCGTTGGAAGATCAAAGTACCAATTCCTTACGTATGGAACTGATGGAAAAAGCTGCTGAAAATATTGAAGTAGAAATTCCTCAAGTAATGATTGATACAAAGATTGATGGATATGTAAAGGATCTTGAGCAACGTTTGTCTCAGCAGGGCGCGACATTGGAGCAATACTTGGAATTCTCTGGCCTGGATATGGACAAAGTAAAAGAAGAATACAAACCGAGAGCAGAAGTTCAAGTGAAAATTGATTTGATGTTAGAAGCAGTTGTTAAGGCTGAGAATATCGAAGTGACGGATGAGGATATCGACGCCGAACTCGAAAAAATGGCTAAGATGTACGGACAAGATATTGAAAACCTCAAAGCATTCTTTACAGCACAAGGAGAAATGAAGTCCTTGAAGCAAAGTATTGCGTTCGAAAAAGCGATTGATTTGATTCAGTCAGAAGCAAAAATAACAGAAGTTAGTGAAGAAAAATAG
- the clpX gene encoding ATP-dependent Clp protease ATP-binding subunit ClpX, whose protein sequence is MTSKKDDQLFCSFCGKSQAEVKHLVAGPGVFICNECIELCNHIMEEEFGESISNDLEMGEVLKPQEMKAALDEYVIGQDQAKKALCVAVYNHYKRIGSNKSQDSDVELTKSNILLVGPTGSGKTFLAVTMAKILKVPFAIADATTLTEAGYVGEDVENILLRLVQAADYDIEKAEKGIIYIDEIDKIARKSENPSITRDVSGEGVQQALLKIIEGTESNVPPQGGRKHPHQEYLKINTENILFICGGAFQGLEKIIARRVNAKTIGFGADIQEKSLMTNDALMEKMEPEDLLKFGLIPEFIGRLPVSVALKELDEEALMNILTKPRNSLVKQYKHLMEYENIDLVFEDAALKAIAKEALTRKTGARGLRGIIEDVMMEIMYEVPSRTDVVQCIVTEETVKERTKPILKIKDGKKEQSEEIA, encoded by the coding sequence ATGACATCGAAAAAAGATGATCAGCTGTTTTGCTCTTTCTGCGGCAAAAGCCAAGCAGAAGTAAAACATTTAGTTGCTGGCCCAGGTGTATTTATTTGCAATGAATGCATTGAGCTGTGCAATCACATCATGGAGGAAGAATTTGGAGAAAGTATCTCTAATGATTTAGAAATGGGAGAGGTTCTGAAGCCCCAAGAAATGAAAGCTGCACTAGACGAATACGTTATCGGACAAGACCAAGCAAAAAAAGCGCTGTGTGTTGCCGTATATAACCATTATAAACGTATTGGCAGTAACAAGTCCCAAGACTCTGATGTGGAACTTACAAAATCTAATATTTTGCTTGTAGGACCGACTGGAAGTGGTAAAACATTTCTAGCCGTTACTATGGCTAAAATTCTAAAGGTTCCATTCGCCATAGCAGATGCCACTACATTAACTGAAGCTGGCTATGTTGGTGAAGATGTCGAGAATATTCTTTTGCGCCTAGTACAGGCTGCAGATTATGACATTGAAAAAGCGGAAAAAGGAATCATTTATATTGATGAAATAGATAAAATTGCAAGAAAATCTGAAAACCCGTCTATTACAAGAGATGTTTCAGGTGAAGGTGTTCAACAGGCCTTGTTGAAGATAATTGAAGGCACCGAATCTAACGTGCCGCCACAAGGTGGTCGAAAACATCCTCATCAAGAATATCTAAAGATTAACACGGAAAATATTCTTTTTATCTGCGGTGGAGCCTTCCAAGGACTAGAAAAAATTATCGCAAGAAGAGTGAATGCTAAAACGATTGGTTTTGGTGCGGATATCCAAGAAAAAAGTTTGATGACGAATGATGCTTTGATGGAGAAAATGGAGCCAGAGGATCTTTTGAAATTCGGTCTAATACCGGAATTTATTGGAAGATTACCTGTATCTGTAGCCCTCAAGGAATTAGACGAAGAAGCATTGATGAACATCTTAACGAAGCCTAGAAACTCTCTAGTAAAGCAATATAAGCACCTTATGGAATATGAGAATATAGACCTTGTATTTGAAGATGCAGCTCTAAAGGCTATTGCCAAGGAAGCTTTGACTAGAAAAACGGGTGCACGTGGTTTGCGAGGCATCATTGAAGATGTCATGATGGAAATCATGTACGAAGTTCCGTCTAGAACGGATGTCGTCCAGTGTATAGTCACGGAAGAGACCGTGAAAGAAAGAACCAAACCGATTCTTAAGATAAAAGACGGTAAGAAGGAACAATCTGAAGAAATTGCGTGA
- the clpP gene encoding ATP-dependent Clp endopeptidase proteolytic subunit ClpP — protein sequence MAPLVPMVVEQTGHGERSYDIYSRLLKDRIIFLGGQIDDTVANLLIAQLLFLESEDAEKDIYIYINSPGGSITAGMAIYDTMQYIKNDVVTICVGLAASMGAFLLTAGTQGKRFALPNAEIMIHQPLGGAQGQATDIEIQAKRIVKMKSDLNRIMAERTGQPVEQIEKDTDRDNFMTAEEAKAYGLIDEVMRSRD from the coding sequence ATGGCACCATTGGTACCGATGGTCGTAGAGCAGACAGGTCATGGCGAGAGATCGTATGATATCTACTCACGGCTGCTAAAAGACAGAATTATTTTTTTGGGTGGACAGATTGATGACACAGTAGCAAATCTCTTGATTGCCCAGCTTCTTTTTCTAGAAAGTGAAGATGCCGAGAAAGATATATATATTTATATCAATAGTCCCGGTGGCTCGATCACTGCAGGCATGGCGATATATGATACCATGCAGTATATTAAGAACGATGTAGTAACGATATGTGTAGGACTCGCAGCTAGTATGGGTGCATTTTTACTTACTGCAGGCACGCAGGGCAAACGTTTTGCGTTACCCAACGCCGAGATTATGATTCACCAACCACTTGGTGGTGCACAAGGACAGGCGACAGATATAGAAATACAGGCAAAACGTATTGTTAAGATGAAGTCTGACTTGAACCGCATTATGGCTGAAAGAACAGGGCAGCCTGTGGAACAAATTGAAAAAGATACAGATAGAGATAATTTTATGACTGCTGAGGAAGCCAAGGCATATGGGTTAATTGATGAAGTCATGAGGAGCAGGGATTAA